The DNA region ATAGGGCTACACTATTACTCACTTCAAGCTGCAAAGAATCCAATGGCAGGTGAGTCCTTGGCTATGTATGTGTATagtggtgggtggggggtggagggcagGCTGCTAACACTAGCACTGTGGCCCTAAATCCTGGATGTACCAGGGGCTTTTTGCAATGAATATCGGTCATTCTTTGAGCTACCTCATATCCCAGCCCTCTTCCTGTTCAGTGGTATTCCCAAACAGAGCCTGTCTCTCCTGAAAGAAGCTGAAAATGccctttctgctttgctttcccAGTCTTCTTGCAGCTAAGGCCTGGGAACGTGGCTTAGCTCCTTCAGGCAGATCCAGGCCCAACTTGGTACTACAGCTGCTGATGTGCCCAGCAGAGGCAGTAGGGTCTTCACCAGTCAGTTCTACTGTGGGATCTCTTCTAGAACTGATTCCCCTCCCCTTCCAGAGCTCCTGGGAACTAACAAGTATTTCCCACAAACTCATTCCTTTCTACTTAGAGTTGCCAGAATTAGTTTCTGTGGTTTAAAACTGAGAACTTTAATTAAAACCAAAACAGCACCAGGAGAGAATGAAGCAAGAAGCCCTGAAGGAAGTAGGAGGACTCTCAGGCTGGTAAGTGGCCAGAGGACTGTGGAACTCCAGCTAGTAATAAGGGACAGGACACCAGCAGCCCATGCCATGCCATGGCAAGACAGTTAATCCGATAGTCCCCTAGAACAAAGCACTCATCTCAGACAAGGCTTTGAGGGAGCTAGTGCTCCTGTCATAGAAGAGAACAAAGATCACACTGAAGTCAAGATCTGTTGGGCAGGTAGTTGTGCCAATGGCCATAGGAAAGCAATGCCCAATGGCTGCCTCCACCTTCAGGTACCTAGCCTGTGAAGCCTAGATTTCCTAGGTCTCCAGAAAGCACACCATGTGGCAGTCTCTCTGGGTACACAATGAGAATATTGGATATTTAcattcatcttcatttttaatttttaaaatttttaaaattgtagacagatacaatgtctttttttttttttatgtgatgatgaggatcgaacccagtgcctcacacatgctgaacaagtgccctaccactgagctacaactccagccctatacTCATTAATACCCTTTAAAGTATTCATTTGTGTCTCTTTCATAATGTGCATAGTATTTTAGTATTGCAGTACTCGGAGACAATTTATAAGTGAATACAGAATGGaagcacttttatttatttatttatttatttatttatttatttatttatttggtaccagggattaaactcacacactgagccacatccccagccctatttttatttttattttttaaatattattttttagttattggtggacacaatatccttatttcattttttatgtggtgctgaggatggaacccagtgcttcacccacgggaggtgagcactttacctctgagccacaaccccagcctcctatttttatttttaatttagagacagggtctcatcgagttgcttagcaccttgctgttgctgaggctggctttgaacttgtgatcctcttgcctcagcctcctgagctgatgggattacaggcatggccattgtgcctggcattaagttgcttttttgttttggtaccagggattgaacccagggttgcttaccCACTGAAcaaaatccccagcccttattttatattttatttagagacagggtctcactaagttgcggaggctggctttgaactcacaatcctcctgcctcagtctcctgagctgctgggattacaggcttgtgccaccaccaTGTCAGCCATGTTTTAACTTTCACAACTAAATTATACACAAAGCACCAGGTTGatgagcgagagagagagagagagagagagagagagagagagagagagagagcgctatgCCTTCTAGAACTATCTTTAGAACACCAATTTGAGCCAGAAGGCATTGCAAGGGGTTCACTGTCCTGTTCTGGGCAGAACCTCAGGAAAGGGCTTCCTTTCTCTTGGAAAGCCTAGCAGCTTGttccatattctctctctccctggaggCCAGCTGGTTCTCTGAGTTATGGTCAATTCATCCACTTAGCCAACTTTGCTTTCCTGTTCCCCCCTGGGGAAGGTAAACACAGGctggaacttttttttctttttctttttctttttttttggtggtggtaatactagagattgaacccttTCTACTATCACACagtatccccagttctttttattttgggacaaggtcttgttaagttactgaggctgcctcaaacttgtaatcctcttgcttcagcctccggagtcactggaattacaggtgactGCCACCACACCCGGGCTAGGTAGGGACTTTTAAAGAACTAGCtccagggctggaggtgtaggtcagtggcaaagcacttgcctagcaggtaggCGGCGGcctgggctccatctccagcactgcaaaaataaaccaCCAGAGAGGCGGCACATACCTAGTAGATCAGGCCTTGCAAAATTTCCAGAATGTACTACGGTATCACTATCTGATCATTTAACCAATATCTGATGATTGCATAAAACTGTTTTGTCCTCGGATTGTTGGCCATGCCGAGATATAAAGGGCAGCAAAGCCAGACACAACCACTGAAAACCTGAGGGAGGAAGCAGGGAGCGAGCCGGGCTGCCCAGGATACGTGCCTTCGATGGCACCGCCTCCTCACACCTTGGGCTGATCTCCAGCGCGTCCCAGCTCAGAGCCTTGAGGACCTCGGAGGTGACTGGTCGCGCCCCTCCGTTTCCGCGGTGAAGCCTGTGGACCACCAAACGAGCCGCGGGCAGGTCTTTCCACACCGGCGTCTACACCTGCCGGGAGCCCACTGGACTTCGGGTCACACAGCCCACCCGGAACCACTCTTCCCACCGCCTACTGCGTGGTGTTGGGGTGCGAGGGTCTGGGACCCGCCGCCCGGACTGTCCTGTAGCGGGTCGCCCCCTCAGGGCGCCCCCAGGCCAGCCCCCTGCCCCGTGGGCGCGCTCAGGACGCACCCTTTTCGGACACGCCTCAGGATGCAAAAAACATCATGCCTCCCACGGGGGACCCACCCCGACGTGCCACCTTCACCCAACGGCCCCAGGAAGGCCAGGTGACCAACGAGCGTCTCAGCTGGAGGAGTGTGGGCCGTGTCCCCGGAGAGCCGGGGACCCGGAGGTAGGCAGCGGCGGGGTCGCCCGCAGTGGGGCTCCCTCCCGGGTCTCCGGGGAGGGACGGGATCGCCCGGCGGGACTTGGGACCGTGCGACTACGCGTGCGAGGGCGAGGCTCCCAGGGCCACAAGGTGCCTTTGTGGGCAGTGTGTCCTCCGATCCTGAGGCGAAGTGGTCTTCCACGACCCGGGTAAAGAGTTGTGACCGGGTGGGTGACTACCTGGCAGGACCACGGCGGGGGAGCAGGGCCCCTCCTGTCTCCCGTGAGGCAGAGGAGGCATTGGGCAAGCTGACCCGCAGGCGTCCTTGGGCAGAATTTTGGGGTCTATGGCCTGGGCTCTTGGAACCGAGCAATTGCAAGACCAGCCTGCTCCTTTTGTGAGTGGATGATATTGTTAGGGACATCTGAGTTAGGGCACGACAAAACTTCTCCCATGCCCCCTGGATTAAACCCGCCGGAAGAACCCcccaaccaaaataaataaatatatatataaaagatgagATGACCGGACTGaccaggtttgattcccagtgcaCTACTGCCTCCGGTAAATTTTTGAACCTCTCTGTGCCTGCAGttcttcaactgtaaaatgaggatagCAATACTCACTTCTCAGTGAGGATGTCTGTTTAAATGAGTTAATAGACGTCAGGTGTTGATTACAGAGTCTGACACACAGTACTTAAGTGCAGGCTCCAATATCTGAGGAGCTGGACGGGGGAGTGCAACTCTCCAGGTTCTTACTATACCATCAGCCCTGATATGTGAAAACACTACATCATGGGAAACAAGAGACAGACTCACACACACTGTGTCCCAGGTGTAGGGGCAGTGTCTACCCTGCCTGCTTGAGGCCCTGTCCTGGGAGTTGCTGGAGAAAAGACCCCCTACTGAGGCAGAGTTTGGTTTTCCATGTTACTGGAGAGCCTGAAAACATCCAAAGGGTAGTCTGGGTCACAAGATGGAGCAGGAAAGGAACAAGGTGAATAGTGGGAAAGTGAGATGACAAGCCCCCTCTGTCTTTTGAGGATCATCCTGGGGCATCGGAATTCTCCAAGCTGAGCAATTGCAAGTCCAGCCGATTCATAAATTAGTTTAATCCTTCCTGGGAAGCATCTGGTGGTGACAGCTCCAGCTGCCCCAGGGGTTGGCCCCGGGGGAGGATGGCAGCCTCTTCTGACTTCTAGCTCTGGCTTCTGTTTCAGTGCCTCACAGAAGTCCATCTTCCCAATCAAAAGTCAGCTGAGGGACCCAGGCTCTCCTCTTCCCATGCCAAGCTTCTCCACcaccctccccactccccacctgctTCACTGCCACCCTCTGCCCAACTTCCTGCATCATGCAAGGTCTGAGACCTCATGTTGGACTTTGGGCCTAGTTCTTGTTCCACACAGGTGAGTAGACAGGCCTGCAGGGCTAGTGCACTCAGGGGCTGGCAGGAGAGCTGCCTGGTCAGGCTTCAGGGCCCTGGGTCCCACCGAGAAATGTGTTCTTGGGCTGGAAAGGAAGTAGAACAGGGTGGGACTTTGTGGCAGCGCAGGCAGTAATGGGATGGAGAGCCTGCTTCACTAGGTCTGGAAGTGCCCATGGCCATAGTCCCACATGGAGCTCCCATGTTGGACGTGTTGCTGGGAGCTGGTGCTGGGCCAGGTTTCACCTATGCCCTTCACTATAGTTCACTGGACTTTAGGGAATCAGAGAACACTGAGGGACCCAACAGGACCCCCGGTGGCAACTTTCATGGTAGAAGGAGAGGGACCTTGGAGAAGTTCCTTGAAAATGTTCTAGTCCTGTGTCTGCATGGACTTGCCATGTGATGCTGGGCCCACTAAAGGTCCTGAGCAGGACATCCTCTCTGACCTGGTGCGCTCAGACACTCTATGTGGGTGACTTGGATATCCTAGCAGCCTAGAGTGGGCCATCAGTACCCAGGGGACAGGAACCAAAGGAGGGGAACTGAGGGCAGGCCCTCACCAAACTGGCAGATGTAACGGTTTCGAGTTTTGCAGCGTTGGTCGTTCCAGTTGAAGGCAGCAGATGCCTGCAGCTCCACACAATTGCCAAACCTGCCAGACCAGAATATGGGGTGCTCAGAGTGGAGGAATGAAATCAGGGTCTTCTGCATTAGGCCACCTGGGCCCAGGTGCCCCAACCACAGATGGGGCTACTGGGAGCCAGACCAATCTTCAAGCTCCCATTATGCTTCCAGAGCACGAATGCTCTTCTCAGGGAAGCCAGGAGGTCTCAGGAGACCCTTCACTGCAGCACTCAGCCACACCAACCAGTGGGTTGAACCTGGAACAGAGAGCCCAGGTCCTTCCCTTCCATCGAGGAGACGTGTCTGGAGCCTGATCAGGCCTGGCTGCTGGCAAGGAGGACTGGGGATGATATTTGGAGCTCTTACTGGCCACACAGCCTCACCACCTTCACCTCTGCTGCCCCTGCCCTGGGCGTTCCTGGGCTTGAAGGCATAGAACTAGAAGGTCTTTGGTAGGGGGGTCAGGACAGCTAGGGGGGTCAGCTGGGGAGTGGATGTGTACATGAAGGATGCAGGTGGGTGGATGGCTGGAGAATTGGTGGACAGCAGAGGGTAGATGGGCCAGTGGAGGGAGGGGCAAGTGAATAATAAATAGAGGGGCAACTGAGGGGACAATGGGGATGGACGGATGCATTAAACTTTCTTGGGTTCCCTCTTTTTTGGGGGagcagtacttgggattgaactcaggggtgctttgccactgagctatggctcttcctttttatttttaattttgagacagggtctggctaaattgctgaggctggcctcaaacttgcaatcctcctgtattAGCCCCGCAAGTTGCAGGggttacaggtatacaccactgtgcctgggctTGGGGTCCCTCTCTTTTATATCATGCACCTTCTGATTTATACctccctcacctcaggcctgTGCCTGCACCAGCTGTGCCCAGACTTCCCTGGCACCAGGTCAGGCCCACAGTCTCAAAGGGCTGGACCAAGCAGCAGGCTGGGTAGAGGTTCTTCAGTGGAGTCCAAAGACTCAACCAAGGAGGCCCAGGCGACACCCTTGGCCCAGGGGAGTGCGGGCACCCCAGACTCACCCCTGGTTGTCAGGCTGCCCAAAGGCAAAACTGGTGAAGGAATGGTGTTCCCCAGTAGTCCAGCGGAAGGAGTCCTTTGCCATCTTGTAGGTGAGCCCTGGGCCAGGGTAGCCAAGGTTGCCTATCATCTGAGAGCCCAGGGGCCCTGAGAGGAGTATCTGAGCCCAGGAGCCTGATGCCTTATATCTTTTGGGCCCCCAGCTCTTAAACTCTTCCCAGTGCCTCCAGCCCTTGCCTCTGCACTGTGGTTCACCCCTCCTGCAGCCCTCTCCCCAGGGAAGGGGGTTGGAAGCCTGTCTACCCTCCATGTTCTGGACTCTAAGCCCTCAACATATCTTTGCTATTTGCTAGGGAGTACTCTGGGTTGCCATAGCCCAAGCACAGGATTCCTGGAGCCCTGTAGAGCATTCAGCCCCATGTTTCCTGCTCACCACACCCCAACCAGCCAGGCACTCACCGATCCAGAAGTTCCTGGTCTCAAAGTCACTGTCAGTCACCTCGTTGGTGGTCTCCAGGTGACTCAGGTAGAAGGCGAGGATATCCTGTACTTTCTGGCTCTCAATTTGGGCTAGTGTCCCTCCCTTTTCCTGAAATCCCAACCCTGGGTCTCAATGGCAGAGCTCCAAGAGCTTAGGCCAaccctttctcccattctgccaCCCCACCATGGCCCTGGATCCCAAATGTGTGTGCTGGTCAGGCCTCATCACATACCCCTTAATGATCTCTTGCCTCTGAGAATAGAGGTACCATTCCCTTCCCTGACAGCTTCTCCTCTGTTTGTACACAGGTCACAGGCCAGGCAGGGTCCTGCCCTCAGGAGGATTTTGTCTTAACTGCACAGTAccttaaatatattcacattgcATATTGGCAACATTAACTAGTCAAGAATTACGGTTGAAAATGTGGATTTCCGACTTTGAAAAACCCTGAGTCCTGACAACCTGACCTGCCATCCTGTCTGGAAATCAGCATCTGGAGCCAGGTGAGGACAGTGCCTGAGACAGAAGTTGGGTGGGGCTTTGTCTCTGGGTTGCTCACTTAATGACCTCCtggcttcctgagcctctgggtctGTGACCTCTGTTTTATATTAGGTCAGGAGAAGGCAAAGGAACCATCATTTAGCCCAGGGTCATCTCATTTCAACCCTCATTTGAGAACCTGAGGAGTTCCTGGGAAGGTAGGGGTTACCATCACCTGGCATTTCATCTTGGCTCCATAATAGGTGTCTGCCTCCGAAGACACCATGAAGCAGTCTCCATCGATCCTCAGGTCACAGGTGTGGAAAGGAAAGTGCACCTTGGCTGGTGGGGTGGAGGGGACTGAGTTTGTGTCCCCTCCTTAGAATCATGACCCTCTCCCACCCTACCAGAGATCTAAGTTCAAGGTGCCCCTTCCTGTGGCCACCTGCTCCAAACTGGAAGCAGGTGGGCTCAGTGGTGTGCTGATAAACGTATAACAATGAGCTCTCCCCCTTAAATATGTATGGAACCCATGAATACTTGTCGATTTCAGTGGTGTAAATACCCCCACTGTGGCCAACTGCAGACTACAAATATGACGTCATggagggaggagctgggaagAGATGCACACAATGGGATCCTGGAGCTGATGGAACCCAATCCAGTACCCCACCAAAGGGAGTCCTGGGAGGGGTCTTGGGGCAGGACTCACTGTCACACTGGGCTCCCCCATAGCCAACGTCGCAGACGCAGGAACACTCCTCTTCCCGGAACCTGCCATGAAGGCACTGCACACTGCACCGCACTGccaggacagggcaggagggcagagcaCTCAGCCTCCAGCCTCCTGGCGCCCAACCTGCCCGCCATGTTGCTCCCCACAGACCTTGAACATTCAGCTACAACAGCAAGAGCATCTCTCTTGGGGACAGAGCGCACCTGGGCTTCCAACTGCCACTACACTTGGCTTCTTTGGTTTGATCCTCATTATAGAAAGAAGCAAACTGGGGTTTGGGAGGTGACCTGCCCAGGGTTGCAGAGTTGGGGGGCAGTGGAAGaagaacccattttctttttcctaattctgtCTTCCTCCTTCTGTCCCATAGCCTCAGGGCCATTTTGATTCCCCTGCATAGCACAGGGTCTGGCAAACTGTTGGTGCTCAATgaatgcttgttgaatgaatgcataCAGTGTGCAAACTCCAGCAAGTACTCCCAAGTAATCCACTCAGAGACTCCCTCAAAATGCTCTCAGCCTCCAGCCACCCCACAGCCACACCATAGAGCAGGGGTTGACACAATGGGGTCACCTCTCTCCTCACCCCTTGGGACTGCCTGCATGGGCACTAGGTCCTCACCTTGACAGTATCTGCCTGTGTAGCCAGGGAGACAGTGGCATTGGCAGGTGCTAATGTTGAGATGTCCATGGTTCCGGCAGCTCATGCGACATGGGTTCCTGGGGACCTCTGGTCAGGCACGGAGGGAACTCTAAGAAGGGGCCTCCCCTCCGCAGTCAGGAAGGTGCCTCCCTGGGTGGTGAGGGGTCAGGGCTTCTGGGATAGTCCCTCAGGCTGCTATCACCCATGCCAGAGCCACCTACTGTCCCAGGAGGAGTAGGAAGGGTGGGGCACTCACCACAGAGCCCCCCTGCGTGGTCCCAGGCCTTGAAGCAACCAGAAACACTGGCTGTGCAGAGCGAACACCAGGCGCCCTTCTTATAGGGGGTGATTGTCTTCCCGTTTACCTTCCAGTTGCCTCTGTGAGAACAAGGGTCGGAGGGTCTGGAAGGGGCCAGCCTTGGGCAGAGCAGGGGTGGGGCCTTGCTGCCTACCCACAGGCCCCTGCAGCTCTTTCAGCATGCCCACAGAGTCAGGGAGCTGGGTGAGACCGGGAGATTTTCAAGGAAGAAACAGATGACCTCCAAACAAATCCCCTGAAACCTGTCATGCTTTCAGGAAGGGACATCACAGATAAGCCTCAATCTGCACGTCCAGAATCTTCCACAagctctcctttccctcctcttccttctcccacaCAGGGTGCAGACCAAGGGGTAAAAGGCCATTTGGGTAGATAGGCATCTCACCCTGGATGAAAGTATCCCACTTAGCCCTCCCCGTAGCCCATGTTGTGGGCACTCACCCAGGAGAGTAGGCACAGACAAAGGCTTCCATCGCCACCTGGCCCACAGAGCACCGGTGTCGCCCACAGCCCAGCTGACTCGAGGTAGCCCACACGAGCTGCAGGGAACACAGTGGCTCAGAAACACTATCGTAGACTCCCCCCTCTCTAGCATGCACAGGCAGTGCATGcttggcggggggcggggggcacaGTTTGACTCACAAtccacataaaaagaaagctCCCTTACTTCCCCGGGGGCCTCTGGAGCAGCTGTTCTGGGCAGAGCTCTGAGGATGGTGGGAATCATGTAGGAAGCCTTTCtgagtggggtggggagtgggggcagTTAGCAGATGTTTGAAGGGAGGGGAAATTGGGGGGTGGATGGAGAAGAATGGCAAAAGAAAGTCTTGGACATCAAGGGCCTTGTGATAGATTGCAAAAATgcacatgagggctggggatgtggctcaagtggtagcacactcgcctggcatgcaagcCGCCCGggttctgatcctcagcaccacatacaaacaaagatgttgtgtccgccaagaataaagaataaaaaataaataaaaaaaaaatttaaaaaaatgcacatgaCCTTTCACTTGTTGCTATAGtccacttttttttgggggggagcaggtagtagggattgaacctgtgggcactttaccactgagctacatccccagcatttttattttattttatttttaaattttgagatgggaaTTCATTAAGTTGATGAGTCTCgttaaggtgctgaggctgacctgggacttgagatcctcctgcctcagactcccaagccctgggattacaggagtacacc from Urocitellus parryii isolate mUroPar1 chromosome 15, mUroPar1.hap1, whole genome shotgun sequence includes:
- the LOC113190124 gene encoding C-type lectin domain family 18 member A-like, whose translation is MLQPEPSLGPGGQGHRPGLLPVLLTLIGIAWAEMQPPQPPEQAQMPRALSRKESFLLLSLHNRLRSRVQPPAANMRRMDWSESLAQLAYARAALCGAPTPILTSDPRRVPQVGWNVQLLPAGLASFVEVVSLWYAEGQQYSHAAAECTHNATCTHYTQLVWATSSQLGCGRHRCSVGQVAMEAFVCAYSPGGNWKVNGKTITPYKKGAWCSLCTASVSGCFKAWDHAGGLCEVPRNPCRMSCRNHGHLNISTCQCHCLPGYTGRYCQVRCSVQCLHGRFREEECSCVCDVGYGGAQCDTKVHFPFHTCDLRIDGDCFMVSSEADTYYGAKMKCQEKGGTLAQIESQKVQDILAFYLSHLETTNEVTDSDFETRNFWIGLTYKMAKDSFRWTTGEHHSFTSFAFGQPDNQGFGNCVELQASAAFNWNDQRCKTRNRYICQFAQEHISRWDPGP